Proteins encoded within one genomic window of Spirochaetota bacterium:
- the queD gene encoding 6-carboxytetrahydropterin synthase QueD: MFQLTVHDYFSSAHQLKGYKGKCEAVHGHNWRVEVTVQGETLNDIGLLMDFSDLKKLLKKTIDPLDHVMLNDVAGLRGENPSSEIIARHIYHQMKEGLPAGIAMVSVIVWESENARALYFE, translated from the coding sequence ATGTTTCAGCTAACAGTTCATGATTACTTTTCTTCGGCCCACCAGCTCAAGGGGTACAAGGGCAAGTGCGAGGCCGTCCATGGCCACAACTGGAGGGTGGAAGTGACGGTGCAGGGAGAGACCCTTAATGATATCGGGCTCCTCATGGATTTTTCAGATTTGAAGAAGCTCCTGAAAAAGACCATCGACCCGCTGGACCACGTGATGCTGAACGATGTGGCCGGGCTCCGGGGAGAGAACCCGAGCTCCGAAATAATCGCGCGCCATATCTATCACCAGATGAAGGAGGGGCTTCCCGCGGGCATTGCCATGGTCTCCGTGATCGTGTGGGAGTCGGAGAACGCCCGGGCCCTCTACTTCGAGTAG